The following DNA comes from Novosphingobium sp. PP1Y.
TGGTGATCGAACACAACCTCGACGTCATCAAGACCGCCGACTGGATCATCGACCTTGGCCCGGAAGGCGGCGTGCGCGGCGGTGAGATCGTGGCGGAAGGCACGCCCGAGCAGGTGGTGAAGAACAAGCGCTCATTCACGGGGCATTATTTGAAGCCGTTGTTGGGGAAGTGATGTAAAATGTTTATCAGTCGCGCGATATTGGGCTGCTGCGTCGATTAATAAAATGTAACTTCAAGTGGCGATAATTGCCTTTTTGAGTAGAGAATCTCAACTTATCACCGCCGTTTGGTAGTGACGAGGAGTTACATGGAAAAAGCTTTACACGTATTTCGAATCAGGTGTGAGCATTTGCCGCAAGCTGACCTGTTTGTTGAAAATAGAGCGCCGCAAGAGGTGATATTTGATGCATTCGAGGAGCATCCTGTTGCGCAAATCGGCGGAGGCAGTGAGTGGCATATTGCTGGGACCGATAAATTTTCCAGCGCTGCAATCGCTTTTCAAATAGGCCGCATTCAATCAGTAAATACTCCGAAGTATGATGACGCGAAACAGTTCTTCTATGATTCAGAAGGCGAAAGAGCCCCTTACGTATACGGGGTGTTCGATGGTCAGACTCAAGCGTGCGTAATTGAGAAAAAGTCGCCCATTTCTGCAAAGGCGGAGGAGGTTGCTTTGAAGCTTGAGAAACTCCTCAATAGTGTTCCCTTTGCCGCGGATGCAGGGTTTAGAATCGTTGTTGATGAGCTGAGAGACCCTGAAGGTTTTATAGAGCAGGTGAAGGGCGCCTATAAAGTCACGAGGTTTCAATTCGTTGCTGAGTTTGAGAACCCTCATGACGTTCAAGCTCTTATACACGGCCCAGCGGAAAGGTATAATAAGGCAATCGGTGGTTCGAGGACAACAATCGAAACGCGTGGCCCTGATCTGGATAAAGAACTTGTTGAAGAAGTCGCAAGAAGTGCAGCCTCACTCGGCGACACCGCTAGTGCTACAATTCTAGAAGAATCTGATACGAAGCCGAAAACGATCTATCTTCGCGGAACTCCATTGCTCGAGAGAATACAATTTTCTGAAGGCATAGATGAGATGAAGGAAAAAATGTTAATGGCTTTGCGTTCAGCCTATGGGCGCCTAAGAAGTGTAAATAATGATTGAAACTTTTTGGCCATGGATGTTTTCTAAATTTGGTCGCAGAACTGGATTTAGACTTCTCCTTAATTGGTGGCTATTAATTGACTTCATTATTGCATTTGTGTTGACCGTTTTTTTGAAGGTTGACGGATTCTATTTCGCTGGGAAGGCATTGTTTCCCGCTGCATCTATTTTGGTGGGTATGTCAGTTGCTTGGACGGCTCGAGCTGCGACAATTCTTAATAATGATAAATTTCAAGAGCGAGTATTGTCGGAGCAGAATCCGATGCAAGACTACATTTATGGCTATCAAATGTCTATTATGATGTTGTTTGGCTGTATCATGTATATATCAATTATGTCTGTTGGCGGATTTGATTTTTGTATAATTAATTGCAAATTATCTCGATTTATTTCGTCGTTCTTTATGTACTTTTCAATCTCGATGACGATTAGAGAGTGTTGGTCTGTTGTGAATTTCACAAACTTACTTGTTCTCTTGGATAATAAAGTGCGACAAAATTAGAGCGTCGTTGCCTTTGGTGTCACGCAGATTTCACCATTTTAGCGCGAAGCTTCGAGAGACTTTCCTACACACCCCCACATGCCATAAATACCCCGGTTCACCCCGGCGCGGGTCATTCGCGCCGGTCCTGATGCTCCAGTTCGAGGGGGTGAACCATGTCCGACAGTTCCAGTCCAGCCACGCCCGGCGCGCCGAATGGCGCCGCTCCGGATGCCCGTCCGTCTTCCGGTCCCTCTGCGGCAAAAGCAGGCGACACTGCGCCGCCCACGCGCTTCGGGCGGGGGTGGATACCGGCTTCGCGCGATATCGGCCTGCCGTCCGACGATTGGCCCGCCTCCGCTTGCCCTGACCATTTCGACCGGGATTGCGGCGCCGGGATGGCCTCGCCGTCGGTGGCCTCGTCCTTCGGGCAGGCCCGGGGCTGCGGGCAGGGGGAACGGGACGGGCAGGGGGATGGAATGCCCACCCTTGATCCCTCCGCCAAGCGGGAGGGGGACGGCGTGCCCCACAATGGCTGGAGCGATGCGCGCAAGGTTGCCTTCCTCCACCACCTTGCCGACCGGGGCGATGTGCGCGCGGCCTGTGCGCAAGTGGGGATGAGCCGGACCTCCGCCTATCTCCTGCGGCGGCGCGATGCGGTCTTTGCGCAAGGCTGGTCCGCGGCGCTGCTTCTCGCGCGCGCCCATGCCGAGGAAGTGCTGGCGACCCGCGCGATCGACGGGGTGGACGAGGCGGTGTGGTTTCGCGGAGAGCTGGTCGGGCGGCGGCGGCGCTACGATTCCCGCCTGCTGCTGGCCCACCTCGCGCGGCTGGACCGGCTGGCCGAGCAGCACCACGTGAGCGAGCAGGCCGGGCGCTTCGATGAAGTGCTGGCGCTGCTTTCTGGCGAGGCGCCGGACGCGGACTTTTTCCAGTCCCCTCTCGATCCGGCGCTCGATCCGGCGTTCGATCCCATGCTGGACGAGGACGCGCCCGATCCGGTCCTGCCGCTCTCGCGCCGCGACTATGTCGATTGTGCCCCGGCGGACCCGGAAGGGGCCGGGCAGGACTGGGACGCATGGCAGGCCCGCGCCTGCGACCATGTCGACGCAGTGCTGCGGCAGGCCCGGCAGGAGCGCGAAGCGGACGCGCGCGGCGGGCAGGGCGTGGTCGCCTGGGACGGCTGGATCGGGCCGGGGCTGGACGATCTGCCTGCCGAATTCGCTTCTCCCGATGCGGGCGGGCAGGGCCACGGCGGCGATGCGGATGACGGGGCGCCGATGGAGTACAAGTCGCTGGACGGGCCCGCGCCGTACCTCTCTGGACAGTGTAAACCGTGTAAACCTGCAGGGCCTTGCAGCGTCTTTCGAAAAATCCGCAGGCGCCGGGAACGGATTGCCGGGGCCGATGTTATCGCAAGTGAAGGCCGGCGCGGTGATGCTCCCACCCCCCTCCCACCACCGCGCTGGCCGACTTTTTGCGGTGATGGATCTGGCGAAAGCGCGCAGGTTTTTCGCAGGGATGCGCGTTCAGGCGCAGGACCCGCTCAGGCAGAGCCTGTCGAAGCCCCCCGATGCAAAAGCCCAGCGGAAAACCGAAAAAAAGAAGGCTCAGTCGGCCAGGAGCGCCAGTTCCACGCGGCCCTTGCCGGCGCGGGTCAGGCCGATCTCGTCCGCGGCGGCGCGGCTGAGGTCGATCACGCGGTTGCCGTGGAACGGCCCGCGGTCGTTGATGGTGACGATCACCGAATCGCCGGTCGCCTCGTTGGTCACGCGCACCTTGCTGCCGAAGGGCAGGGTGCGGTGCGCCGCGGTCAGCGCCTGCGGGTCGAACAGGTCGCCGCTGGCGGTGCGGTTGCCGGCGAACTGGCGGCCGTAGTAGCTCGCCATGCCCGAACCGATCGGATCGAACTCGGGCGCGTCGATTTCGGCGGGGGCGGGGGCGACATCACCGGTCGTGACGGTGGAAGCGGCGGGCGCGGTCAGCGCCGGTGCGGCCTGCTGCGGGGCCAGCTCGGGCACGGCAACGTCGGCGGCGTGGATGGGGCCTGCAAGCGGAAGCGTGACCAGTGCCGCAAGCGCGACAAGCAGGTGTGCTTTCCGGTTGCCCGGTCGAACTGCCAAGATTCCCCACTCCGTCCCGTTTCAGGTGTGGGGGACTCCTACATGCCGCAACGCAAAAAGGGGACTCATGCAAAAGCGGCCCGTCGCGCTTTGGCAACGGACCGCCGGAATGTGTTAACCGTTTGAGAGGATTCAGGAAGCGTCGCGCTGGGCCAGCAACCGCAAACGCAGGGCGTTGAGCTTGATGAATCCGGCGGCGTCCTTCTGGTCGTAGGCACCCGCATCGTCCTCGAACGTGACATGGCGCTCGGAGTACAGCGAATCGGGCGACTTGCGGCCGACGACCGAGGCCATGCCCTTGTAGAGCTTGAGCCGGACGGTGCCGTTGACGCGCAGCTGGCTGTGGTCGATCGCGGCCTGCAGCATCTCGCGCTCCGGGGCGAACCAGAAGCCGTTGTACAGCAGTTCCGCGTACTTCGGCATCAGCTCGTCCTTGAGGTGCGCGGCGCCGCGGTCGAGCGTGATCTGCTCGATCCCGCGGTGGGCAGCGGCGTAGATCGTGCCACCCGGCGTCTCGTACATGCCGCGCGACTTCATGCCGACGAAGCGGTTCTCGACGAGGTCGAGGCGGCCGATGCCGTGCTTGCGGCCCAGCTCGTTGAGCTGGGTGAGCAGGGTGGCCGGGCTCATCGCCACGCCGTTGAGCGCGACGCCGTCACCCTTGTCGAAGTCGACGGTGATGTATTCCGGCTGGTCCGGCGCATCCTCGGGATTGACGGTGCGCGAATATACGTAGTCGGGGGTCTCTTCCCACGGATCCTCGAGCACCTTGCCCTCCGACGAGGTGTGCAGGAGGTTGGCGTCGGTCGAGAACGGGCTTTCGCCGCGCTTGTCCTTCGGCACCGGGATCTGGTGGGCCTCGGCCCAGGCGATCAGCGCGGTGCGCGAATTGAGGTCCCACTCGCGCCAGGGAGCGATGACCTTGATGTTCGGATCGAGCGCGTAGGCCGACAGCTCGAAGCGGACCTGGTCGTTGCCCTTGCCGGTTGCGCCGTGGGCGACGGCGTCGGCGCCGGTCTCGTGGGCGATTTCGATGAGGCGCTTGGAGATCAGCGGACGCGCGATCGAGGTGCCGAGCAGGTAGTCGCCCTCGTAGCGGGCATTGGCACGGAACATCGGGAACACGAAGTCGCGCACGAATTCTTCGCGCAGGTCGTCGATGTAGATGTGCTCGTCGGGAATGCCCATGAGCTTGGCCTTGGCGCGAGCGGGTTCAAGCTCCTCGCCCTGGCCGAGGTCGGCCGTGAAGGTCACGACCTCGCAATTGTAGGTGACCTGCAGCCACTTGAGGATGACGCTGGTATCAAGCCCACCGGAATAGGCGAGGACGACCTTCTTGATATCGGACATGACGCTTGCGAGCTCCGCTGGAATCGACGCTGGAATTGCGACGCGCGCCTAACAGCGGGGGCGGTTCGGCGCAATGCCGGTGTTAAAAAGGCGCTCGCAATCACCCGGCGCGAAGCAGCTCTTTCTCTCGTGCTGCCATGTAGTCCCGGGTGAGGGGCAGGGCGCGGCGGCGGCGGGTGTACTGGATCTGGTAGTTGCACATGCTCCCGCTCTCGAACGCGGCGGTAGCGCCGGCGAGGTAGAAGATCCACATGCGGTAGAAGCGCTCTCCGTAGAGGCCGACGATCTCGTCCTTGTGGGCGACGCAGCGCTTGTACCATTCGCGCAGGGTCAGTGCGTAGTGCAGGCGCAGGTTCTCCACATCGGCGGCGATCAGGCGATAGCGTTCGCTGGCCGCGATGGTTTCGCTCAGCGCGGGGATGTAGCCGCCGGGGAAGATGTACTTGCGGGTGAAGGCATCGGTCGAGCCCGGGCCGCCCATGCGCCCGATGGTGTGCAGGAGCATGACACCGTCGTCGACGAGCAGCTTCGCGCAGTCCTGGAAGAAGCGGTTGAACTGCGCCTGCCCGACATGCTCGAACATGCCGACCGAGACGATGCGGTCGAACTTCTCCCCCTGGGCCGCAAGATCGCGGTAGTCGACCAGTTCGAAGCGGGTTCGGTCCGCCACGCCCGCGGCCTCGGCCCGCTTGCGTGCAAGGGCAAGCTGTTCCTCGCTCAAGGTAATGCCAAGGACGTTCACGTCGGCATGCTTGGCCAGGTAGATCGCCATGCCCCCCCAACCGCAGCCAATGTCCAGCACCCGCTGGCCGGGAGCGAGCGCGAGCTTGGCGGCGATATGGGCGAGCTTGACCTCCTGCGCCTGTTCCAGCGACATGCTGTCGCTTCCGTCCGCATTCGGCCAGTAGGCGCAGCTGTATTGCATGTGGTCCCGATCGAGGAACAGCGTGTAAAGGTCGTTGCCGATGTCGTAGTGGTGGGCGACGTTGGCCTTGGCGCGGGCGGCCTTGTTGATGCCGTCGATTACAGTGAGCGCGCGCGTTCCGATCTTCTTGAGTCTCGATCCTTCGCCGAAACTGCCGCCGCGATCCCACGGTCGATTGGCGCGCAGGAGCTGGACCAGTTCCATGATGTCGCCGCGCTCAACCAACAGCTGACCGTCCATGAAAGCCTCGGCAGCGCCCAGTCGCGGGTCGAGGATGATCTTGCGCTCGGCTATGGGATCGGTGAAGCGCACGGCGACATCGGGATAATTGGGCTCTGGCGTGCCTTTGCGCGTCCGGGTGCCGTCCGAATAGGTGATTTCGAGAATGCCCTTGCGAACCGCCTTGCCGAGAAATCGTTCGAGCAACATCTTCGACATATGCTTATGATCCCGTTGGATAATTCTTTTACCTACGGAGCCTGAACCTGTCGCAGTGCGAATGGTTCCGGGCCATGTGGACAGCGTAGCCGGCAATTGGCCACTGGCAAGGACTTATCCGGAACCAGCTACGCTATTGCCGGGCGAGGAACAGAACATCGCGCTCCTGGGCGAGAAGGTGCTGGCCGGAATCGACGAACACGGTTTCTCCGCTCGCAAGCCAGCCTTGCGCCAGGAACAGGGCCGTTTCGGCAATGTCCTGCGGCGTGGTCTTGCGACCCAGCAGGTTCATGCGGTGGGACACTTCGGTTTCGGCTTCGGTCTGGTCATGACTGGCCAGGATGGCCCCGGGGGCAATGCCATAGATGCGATCCTCGGCATGGGTGCGGGCCATCGACAGCATCGGAATGGTTGCGGCCAACGCATGCTTGCTCATCGTGTAGGAAAAGAAGTCCGGATTGGGGTTGAGCAGCTTCTGGTCGGTGACATGGATCACCCGTCGCCCGCCCACTGCCTGCGCATGGCGCAGATAAGCCTGGGCAAGCAGCGCCGGGGTGCACGCATTGACCTGCATCGCCTTGGCGAAGGTGGACGTGTCGAGCGCCTCTGCCGTATCGAGATCGAACACACCTGCGCAGTTGATCAGCACCCGCCAGTCCTGGAGCCGGACGGCAAGGCTTTCCACCAGTGCAACGGCGGCCTGTCCATCGCCCAGGTCGCAGCTGACGATTTCGGCGGAAGGAAGCTGTCCCGCCAGCGCCTCGGCCTGCGCCGTCGACTGGCCGTAGTGAATTACGACGTGCCAACCGGCGGCTCCGAAGGCACGCGCAATGGCCGCGCCGATCCGTTTCGCGCCGCCCGTCACCATCATCGTCGGTCGCATGGTCATGTGGCTTCAGGAATGTCGTTTTGGGTCATCGGC
Coding sequences within:
- a CDS encoding argininosuccinate synthase, which codes for MSDIKKVVLAYSGGLDTSVILKWLQVTYNCEVVTFTADLGQGEELEPARAKAKLMGIPDEHIYIDDLREEFVRDFVFPMFRANARYEGDYLLGTSIARPLISKRLIEIAHETGADAVAHGATGKGNDQVRFELSAYALDPNIKVIAPWREWDLNSRTALIAWAEAHQIPVPKDKRGESPFSTDANLLHTSSEGKVLEDPWEETPDYVYSRTVNPEDAPDQPEYITVDFDKGDGVALNGVAMSPATLLTQLNELGRKHGIGRLDLVENRFVGMKSRGMYETPGGTIYAAAHRGIEQITLDRGAAHLKDELMPKYAELLYNGFWFAPEREMLQAAIDHSQLRVNGTVRLKLYKGMASVVGRKSPDSLYSERHVTFEDDAGAYDQKDAAGFIKLNALRLRLLAQRDAS
- a CDS encoding cyclopropane-fatty-acyl-phospholipid synthase family protein — protein: MSKMLLERFLGKAVRKGILEITYSDGTRTRKGTPEPNYPDVAVRFTDPIAERKIILDPRLGAAEAFMDGQLLVERGDIMELVQLLRANRPWDRGGSFGEGSRLKKIGTRALTVIDGINKAARAKANVAHHYDIGNDLYTLFLDRDHMQYSCAYWPNADGSDSMSLEQAQEVKLAHIAAKLALAPGQRVLDIGCGWGGMAIYLAKHADVNVLGITLSEEQLALARKRAEAAGVADRTRFELVDYRDLAAQGEKFDRIVSVGMFEHVGQAQFNRFFQDCAKLLVDDGVMLLHTIGRMGGPGSTDAFTRKYIFPGGYIPALSETIAASERYRLIAADVENLRLHYALTLREWYKRCVAHKDEIVGLYGERFYRMWIFYLAGATAAFESGSMCNYQIQYTRRRRALPLTRDYMAAREKELLRAG
- a CDS encoding septal ring lytic transglycosylase RlpA family protein, which gives rise to MAVRPGNRKAHLLVALAALVTLPLAGPIHAADVAVPELAPQQAAPALTAPAASTVTTGDVAPAPAEIDAPEFDPIGSGMASYYGRQFAGNRTASGDLFDPQALTAAHRTLPFGSKVRVTNEATGDSVIVTINDRGPFHGNRVIDLSRAAADEIGLTRAGKGRVELALLAD
- a CDS encoding SDR family oxidoreductase, with translation MTMRPTMMVTGGAKRIGAAIARAFGAAGWHVVIHYGQSTAQAEALAGQLPSAEIVSCDLGDGQAAVALVESLAVRLQDWRVLINCAGVFDLDTAEALDTSTFAKAMQVNACTPALLAQAYLRHAQAVGGRRVIHVTDQKLLNPNPDFFSYTMSKHALAATIPMLSMARTHAEDRIYGIAPGAILASHDQTEAETEVSHRMNLLGRKTTPQDIAETALFLAQGWLASGETVFVDSGQHLLAQERDVLFLARQ